The genomic stretch AAAGCATCGATGCTGATGGGTACAGCAGCGGTATTTCTAGGGGGCTGTGCGCCTGTGGCTTATTACCCACAAACAGCACAATACCCTTATTGGAACCACACGGTTCCGGGGGCTTACCAAGGGGAACCAAGACCGTATTTTGCTCGCTATAATACCCAAGGAATGTCACCACCTGCCTATTCCCAGCCATACCAACCCTTATCCCAACAGACCGAACCAGCCGACGCACCGGCAAGACGTGCCTTGCTGGCACATGCACATCAAGCACTAGGAGTACGTTACACCTACGGCGGTGAAACACCCCGCGAAGGCTTTGATTGCAGTGGCTTGACGCAGTACGTCTATAAAAATGCCCAAGGCATCACCTTGCCCCGCACGGCACTCGAACAAAGCAAAGCCAGCCGCACCATCAGCTTTGAAGAAATGCGCCCCGGCGACCTGATCTTCTTCCGCACCAGTGGCAGCACTATCAACCATGTAGGCATCTACATCGGACGCGGTGATTTCATTAACGCTGCATCCGGTGGCGGCAAAGTCACCCTTGACAGCCTCAGCAAAAGTTACTGGCAGCAGCGCCTCGTTAAGTTTGGCACATTCCTGACGTAAACCTGTTCTTTGGCATGAACCTTTACATCAGATTTTCCGACTGACCGTCAGGCCAGTTGCTAATTTTGGCTGAATAGCGTCTATACTACGTGTGGAGATCCATTCATACGTAAACCATAGGAGAAAACAAGATGGGACTGTTTGATTTTGCCAGAAACATTGGCAAGAAAATTTTTGGCAAGGAAGAGGAAGCCCCTACGGCATTAACACAGCACATCAATGAAGACAACCCCGGTGTCGATGGCCTGCAAGTTGAAGTCAAAGATGGCGTTGCCACGTTGACCGGTCAGGCACAGTCCGCTGAGGCGCTGGAAAAAGCTGTCTTGATGGCAGGCAACGCTATGGGTATTCAGGAAGTCAAAGCTGATGGCATGACTATTGCCGATGGCAGCCAAGTTGGTGGAGACGATGAGTTTTATGTTATCGTCAAAGGCGACACTTTGTGGAAAATTGCTGAAAATGCTTATGGCAACGGTGCTAAGTACACCAAGATTGTGGAAGTAAACCGTGAAGTCATCAAAGATGCTGACAAAATCTTCCCCGGTCAGAAAATCCGCATTCCTAAAAATATCTAACCAAAGGTACATTCACACATGGATATGATGCAAATCGCTGTACAGTTGTTCAAAAGCCAACTGGATAAAGATGGCGACGGCCAACTGGAAATGACTGAAATCGCTTCAGCCATGATGGGTCTGATGGGTGGCGGTCAAAATCAGGCACAGGCTGGTGGTTTGGGCGGCTTGGCCTCCATGATTTCCGGTATGCAAGGTGGTGGTGACTCTGGTTTGGCATCACTGGCAGCTTCCTGGTTAGGCAATGGCGCTAATGCCCAGCCTTCCGGTAACCAAGTAACCCAAATGTTCGGGCAAGACAAAATCGCTGCTTTCGCCCAGCAACTGGGTATTAGCCCTGATCAAGCGGTTAGCGGTTTGCAAGCGGCTGTTCCTGAAGTAGTCGACAAGGCATCCCCAAGCGGTTCATTGGATTTGAACAGTCTGCTGGATTCAGTTGGTGGCGTATCTGGCGCTATTGGTCTGGCAAGCAAGCTGTTCGGTCGTTAATTCGGCTCACCCGTACTCTCTAAAAAAGCCGCTCTAACAAGGCGGCTTTTTTGATGCCCATAATTTTCATGGGAATACTGTTCCAGTTTCAGGTAATCACCTATAGTTAGATGATTACTGTACAAGGCCGTTACAAAACCTATGAATTTTAACACTGACCCTGACGGGAATGACAATACCGCGCTTTTTCCGATTGGCACTGTTTCTGAACAGACGGGTGTTAACACCGTTACCTTGCGGGCGTGGGAACGCCGTTACGGTTTGCTAAAACCGCGCCGCACTCCCAAAGGCCACCGCCTTTACAGCCAGCAGGACGTTGAACGGGTAAAGCAAGTGCTGGTGTTGCTTGATCAAGGCATTCCTGTTAGCCGTGTCCGGGATGTCATCGACAGCAATAACCACTTAACTCTGTTGCACCCAGCAAAAACGGCGCAAACCGATGACCCTTGGCGGCATTACTGCACCCTGTTCCAACGCTGGATCCATAAACTCGATGCCCGCTCACTCGAACAAGTGTTTAACGAGGCCGTTTCGCTGTATTCGTTGGAACTGGTCGCCAAAAAATTATTGCTGCCACTCCACCAACAGCTTTGGCAACAACAGGGCGTGCTGCCCTCCACCCATGCGGATTACGCGTTCTTGCATGAATTCCTGTGTGCCAAGCTGGGTTCACGCTATTTGCAACACAATGGCCGCGCCACAGGCAAGCACATCTTGCTCGCCAATACCTGTGGTCATGAGGCACAACTCGAAACGCTATTGCTCGCCAATGTGCTCAGCCAACACGGTTATCAGGTCAGCTTGCTGGGGACAAAAACCCAACTGGATCACCTACCCCTGATAATCGGGCGGGTAATATTTGATGCTTTACTGCTTCCCCAACACGGTAGCATTACCAGCGCTTTGCACGCCTTGGTAAACATGACCAATATCCGTGTTTTCCTGTCAGGCACTCAAGAAGAACAGACGCCAGAAACGCAGGAACACGCCTTGATTCAAAGGCTACCAACTGACTTAAGCGAGGTTTGCCGTTTCATGGATCAAACCCTGCTCATACCGGGTAAGGCTCCATGACAACCGCCATCGTTTGGCTGCGGCAAGACCTGCGCCTTGCTGATAACCCAGCCTTGTACCATGCCTGCCGTACCTGCGACCACATTATCCCGCTCTTCATTGACGACCCGTTGCCCACTTCTGTCAGCCAATTGGGCGCCGCCAGTCGCGCATGGTTACACCACAGTTTGCAAGACCTGGATACACGCTTGCAAGCCATAGGAAACCGCCTGACCTTACAACAAGGCGCAGCACTGCCGATCTTGCAAAAACTGATCGCCACCACCGGCGCAACCCATGTGTATTGGAACCGGGTATACGACCCGCAAAGCCTCGCCCGCGACAAGCACCTCAAGGAAGCTCTCAAGCCAAGCTGTGCTGTCCACAGCTTCAACGCCAGCCTGCTCAATGAACCGTGGGAAGTGCTCAAAGCCGATAGCACACCCTACAAAGTCTTCACCCCTTTCTGGAAAGCCATGTTGAAACACGGCATCCAGCATTTGCCCCTACCCCTGCCGGAACGCATTCCCGCCCTCCCCTTGCAACCAGAAAGCCTGCCACTGGAAACACTGGGTTTGCTGCCGCATATCCGTTGGGACACCGGCATGATGGCGCACTGGCAAGTCGGTGAAGAAGCTGCCATGCAAAAGTTGCACGATTTCTTGCCAACACATGGCGGTGCTTACAAGGAGGCGCGTAATTTCCCCGCTCAACCCGGCACTGCCCGGCTTTCCCCCCATCTGCATTTCGGTGAAATCAGCCCCCGCCAAGCGGTTTACCATACCGAGCGGCATTTGGCAGAACAGCCCGGCGCGGAAAATGGTTTACGCCATTTTATGCAGGAAATTGGCTGGCGGGAATTTGCGTATTACCTGCTGTACCACTTTCCGCACACCGTCGAACGGGCGCTGGATGCGCGTTTCGACCACTTTCCGTGGGCAGACGATTACACCGACGTATTGGAACGCTGGCAACGTGGGCAAACCGGCTTTCCCATCATTGATGCGGGGATGCGCGAACTCTGGCAAACCGGTTGGATGCACAATCGGGTACGCATGATCGTGGCATCATTGCTCACCAAAAACTTGCTGGTGCCGTGGCAGGTGGGGGAACAGTGGTTCCGGGATACGCTGGTGGATGCTGATCTTGCCAGCAATGTACTCGGGTGGCAGTGGGTAGCCGGTTGCGGGGCGGATGCCGCACCGTATTTCCGCATTTTCAACCCGACCCTGCAAGGGCAGACGTTTGATCCTGACGGTGAATACATCCGGCGGTGGATACCAGAATTACAGACACGGGATTATCCCTCGCCGATCATGGACTTAAAGGCTAGCCGCGAACGGGCATTGGCGAAATTTTCACAAATCAAACAATAGTTTTGCTTGACATCCTCCCCTCCCTAAAGGAAGGGGATTCCTACTGCATTCAGCTAGATAGCTGACTGACTTCGGCGGGTTCCTGCTTCACAGAGCGGCTTAAGGCCGCATCTCCACAGGCTAACAAGCGGTATCCCCGCTCTAAAACATTGATCGCGCCGACATGATCGGCGTGATTTTCATAGTGACATTGCACACACACAAACCGCGCTTGCGTCTGACGATTGTCCGCCGCTACATGGTGACATTCGGGGCATTCCTGACTGGTGTAATGCGGTGGCACAGTGAACAACATGCCGCCTTTCCATACCATCTTGTAGTCGAGTTGCCGTCGAAATTCACCCCAGCCTTGGTCGAGAATGGCTTTGTTTAAGCCAGATTTCTGGACAACGTTCTTGCCGGGGTTTTCTGCCGTGCCTGCCGCTGACTTCGACATATTTCGTACCTGCAAATCTTCGATGAACACGAACGCGTGGTTTTGGCTGAGCGTGGTCGTCGCCTTGTGCAGGAAATCGCGGCGGGCGTTGGCGATTTGCGGGTGAATTTTTTGAACTTTAACTTGGGCTTTTTTCCAGTTGTTGCTGAACTTTTGTTTGTGCGCCATGCGCCGTTGGTATTTGGCGAGTTTGGCGGCTTTAGTTTTGAAGCTGTTGCGCGGTTCGAGGTACGTACCGTCGGAGAACGTGGCAAAACGGGCTATACCCAGGTCGATGCCGATGGCTGTCGTGGCTTGAGAGGCGATTTTTTCCACTTCCCGCTGAGTTTGGATGCTGACAAACCATTGGCTGCCCTTGCTGGAAACCGTGACATCGCGGCTGTTGAGGTAGCGTATCCAGCCCAGTTTCGGCAGAAAAATTCGGCTACTGCCTGGGTCGAGCTTGATTTGTTTGGGGTCGGGGTAACGGAAGCTATCACCACTGCCTTTGCGTTTGAAGCGGGGGAAGTCGGCACGTTTGGCGAAAAAGTTTTGGTAAGCCTTGTCGAGGTCTTTGAGTGCGTGTTGCAGGGGATGAACGGGGGCATCTTTCAGCCAAGGGGTTTCTGTGCCGTTACGCCATGCTGTCAGATGCTTGGCCATTGCGACGTAACCGATGAATTTTCACCCGCTTCATGATTGGCTTGCTGCAACGCTAATGCCTTGTTGTAAACGAAGCGGCATGACCCAGCAAAACGGCGCAGTTGACGCTGTGTTTCACCATTGGGCATGAGTTCGTATTTGAAGGCTTGGTGTCGTTGCATCTTCGGAGTGTAGCTAAACAAGAGCGGCTTGAGTGGGTATTCTGCGTTAAACTGCGCGGATTATCCGACAAAACTACCGAACATAGGGCGGCTTCGCCACCCGCGCTATCCTCCCCGACCTGAAGGACGGGGTTTGCCGCGCAACCTGATCAAGCAATCGCCCTGCTCATTCAAAACAGGGCGATTTTTCAGTCGACGTTATATCATTCCATCTCGACGATAAGATCGCCTTGCTCAACCAACTCCCCGGCTGGCAAGTGAACCTTCTTGACCTTACCCGCTGCTGGCGCGGTAATGGTGGTTTCCATCTTCATCGCTTCGATCACGAATAGCGGGGTATTCTCCTCAACTTCATCCCCAGCTTTGACCATGACGGTAGACAGCTTGCCTTGCAAGGATGTGCCGACTTCATTCGGGTCAACCGCCTTGCGGTTCGTAGCCTTGGTTGGCTTCACCGACAGATCGCGGATTTGTACCGCGCGGATTTGCCCGTTGAAGTCGAAAGTGACACCACACATACCGCTTTCATCCGTTGGTGAACGGTATAGCAGGCGGATGATCAGCACCTTGCCACGTCCCAGTTCGACCAGCACCTCTTCGTTCAGCTTGAGGCCGTAGAAGAACAATGCTGTCGGTAGATGGCTAATATCACCGTATTCCTGCTGGTGCTTGTAGAACTCGCGGAATACCGCCGGGTACATTTTGAACGACAGGAAGTCGAGGAAGGTCTGTTCCGGGTCGAACTCTTGCTTGAAGGCTTCAAACTCGGCATCCATATCCACCGGCTTGAGGTGATCATTGGGACGGCCTGTGTACGGCTTTTCACCCTTGAGAATGATGTCGCTCAAGTCTTTGGGGAAACCGCCGGGTACTTGCCCCAAGCCGCCTTTGAACAGGTCGATCACGGAATCAGGGAACGCTAATGACTTACCACGCTCCATCACATCCTGCTCGGTCAGGCCGTTGGAGGTCATGTAAATCGCCATGTCGCCCACAACTTTAGAAGACGGGGTAACTTTCACAATGTCGCCGAACATGCGGTTGACGATCGCGTAGTTTTCCTTCACTTCCTCGAACTTGTGCTCCAGACCCAACGCAATCGCTTGCGGACGCAGGTTGGAATATTGCCCGCCGGGGATTTCGTGGTTGTACACTTCCGCCGTGCCCGCCTTGAGGCCGGACTCGAATGGGTAGTACATTTCGCGCACGTCTTCCCAATAGTTGGCGTAATCGTTCAAAGACTTGAGGTCGAACGGTTGTTCACGCGGCTGGCCTTCCATCGCGGCAATCAGCGAGTTCAGGTTAACCTGTGAAGTCAGGCCGGACATGGAACTCATGCAACCATCAACCACATCCACACCGCCTTCGATAGCTTTCAGCAAGGTGGCTGACTGGATGGAAGAGGTGTCGTGGGTATGCAAGTGGATAGGGATGTTGACCGCTGATTTCAATGCCGGGATCAGGGTTTCCGCTGCATACGGCTTGAGCAGACCCGCCATATCCTTCAGTGCCAGCATGTGCGCACCGGCATCTTCCAGTTGTCGCGCCAGATCGAGGTAGTATTGCAGGTTGAACTTGTTGCTGGGGTCTGTGTTGAGCACATTGCCGGTGTAGCAAATCGTGCCTTCCGCGATACCGCCAGTGCGTTCACGCACCACCTGAATGGATTTACGCATCCCCTCGATCCAGTTCAGGGAGTCGAAGATGCGGAACACGTCGATACCATTTTCCCACGACTTTTCGATGAAGGCTTCCACCACATTGTCAGGGTAAGCGGTGTAACCAACGGCGTTGGAGCCACGGAACAGCATTTGGAACAGGATGTTGGGAACGGCTTCGCGCAGTTGCTTCAAACGATCCCACGGGCATTCGTGCAGGAAGCGCATCGCCACGTCAAAAGTCGCCCCGCCCCACAGTTCCAGTGAGAACAGTTGCGGGTGGTTTTTGGCCAAACCTTCCGCAATTTTCATCATATCATCGGTACGCACGCGGGTTGCCAGCAAGGACTGGTGCGCGTCACGCAGCGTGGTATCGGTGTAGAAAATGTTCGGCTGTTCTTTGACCCACTGGCAGAATTTTTCCGCGCCCATTTCATCCAGCAAGTTTTTGCTGCCTTTGGGGTACGCGCCTACCTTGTCGAATTCCGGGATGATGGGCTTGCGGAAATGCTTATTGGGGTCAACGTACTTCACATCCGGGTTGCCGTTGACGATAACATCGCCGACGAATTTCAGCGTCTTGGTACCCCGGTCGAAACGGTGCGTCGTATGGAATAGCTCAGGGTGGTTGTCGATGAACGTAACAGCGCACTTACCTGTGGTAAACACCGGATGTTGCAGCACATTTTCAAGGAAGCCGATATTGGTTTTCACCCCACGGATACGGAATTCCTGTAAGGCTCGCAAGTTACGGTTGGAAGCACCTTCCAATGAACGCCCCCACGTAGTGACTTTAACCAGCATGGAGTCGAAGAACGGCGATACTTTCGCGCCGGGGTAAGCCGCACCCGCATCCAACCGCACCCCGAAGCCGCCGCTGCTGCGGTAGGCAATGATAGTGCCGTAGTCGGGCTTGAAACCGTTTTCCGGGTCTTCGGTGGTGATGCGGCATTGCACGGCGTAACCGTTGCATTCAACCGATTCCTGCGAAGGGATACCGATTTCAGGGTCGTCGAGTTTAGCGCCACCAGCGATCAAAATCTGGCTGCGCACAATGTCGATACCGGTGATTTCTTCAGTAATGGTGTGCTCGACCTGTACGCGCGGGTTCACTTCGATGAAGTAAATGCGCTCATCCTTGTCGACCAAGAACTCCACCGTACCTGCACAGGAGTACTCAACGTGGCGGGTGATGGCGAGGGCGTATTTGTACAGGTTTTCGCGGGTTTCGTCCTTCAGGCCCGTGCTAGGGGCAACTTCCACCACTTTCTGGAAGCGGCGTTGTACCGAGCAGTCGCGTTCATACAAGTGAACGATATTGCCATGAGTGTCACCCAAAATCTGGATTTCAATGTGCTTGGGTGAGTCGATGTATTTTTCGAGGAAAACGGTAGCATCGCCGAAGGCTTTTAGGGCTTCATTGCGGGCATCGTTATACGCGCCTTCCAGTTGTGAAGGTTCACGCAATACGCGCATCCCACGCCCACCGCCGCCGGAAGCGGCTTTCATCATCAGCGGGTAGCCGATGCGGTCAGCTTCACGTTTGGCAATTTCCAGCGTATCCAGTGGTTCGCGGCTGTCTTCGATGACAGGTAAGCCAGAGGCAATCGCGATTTCCTTAGCAGCTACTTTGTCGCCCAGTTTTTGCATCGCTTCTGGGGTGGGGCCGATGAAAATGATGCCTTCTTCACGGCAACGGGTTGCAAACCTTACATTTTCAGAGAGAAAGCCGTAGCCGGGGTGAATCGCGTCTACGTGGTTGCGTTTTGCCACCTTGATGATGGCTTCGATGTCGAGGTAGGGCTTGAGCGGCTCGTCATCCTTGCCAATCTGGTAGGCTTCGTCAGCCTTATAGCGGTGTGGTGAAAAACGGTCTTCGTAAGTATAGACGGAAACAGTGCGCAACTTGAGTTCAGACGCTGCCCGCAAGATGCGGACGGCAATTTCGCCACGATTGGCGACCAGAAGTTTGTTAATTGGCCGGGTCATTGGACTACCTTCATAAGGGTGGAACGGATTGCCGTTAACTGTGGGCTAGGTGTGGAAGCCCACACTATTATTATGCTGATAGTGTGCGTGAGTGACCGCCGCTAGTCAAACCGCTATTGGCGCTTTAATCAGCGGATGGTACTCATAACCCTGTAATTCAAAGTCATCGTAGGTAAATGCAAACAAATCGGTGACGGCGGGGTTCAATTTCATCTGCGGCAAGGGGTAAGGTTCACGGCTGAGTTGCCGTTCCACCTGTTCGAGATGGTTGGAATACAGGTGCGCATCACCGAGCGTGTGAACAAATTCACCCGGTTGCAAACCCGTTACCTGTGCCATCATCAGCGTCAATAGTGCGTAGGAAGCAATATTGAACGGCACACCAAGGAAAATATCCGCGCTGCGCTGGTACAACTGGCAGGATAATTTGCCTTCCGCCACGTAAAACTGGAAAAAGGCATGGCATGGCGGCAAGGCCATGTTATCGACATCCGCCACATTCCACGCGCTGACGATAATACGGCGCGAGTCAGGGTTGTGTTTCAATTGTTCAATCACTTGCGCCATCTGGTCGATGTGCCGCCCATCGGGTGTCGGCCAGTTACGCCATTGGTAGCCGTAAACTGGGCCAAGGTTGCCCTCGGCATCTGCCCATTCATCCCAGATGCTCACGCCATTTTCCTTCAGGTAACGGATATTGGTGTCGCCTTTAAGAAACCACAGCAACTCGTGGATGATCGAGCGCAAATGCAGCTTCTTGGTGGTGACCACCGGGAAACCTTCACTCAAGTCAAAACGCATCTGGTAGCCGAACACGGAAACTGTTCCCGTGCCGGTGCGGTCATCCTTACGAACCCCGTGATCACGCACATGGCGCATCAAATCCAGATATTGTTTCACCGCTTCCCTACCTTGTAAGCAACGCCCATGAACAATAAGCCCAGCAAAATCATAGGCACGCTCAAGACTTGCCCTTGCGTGACCCAACCCCAAGCGACGTAACCGAGTTGTGAATCCGGCTCGCGCACAAATTCCACCATCACCCGTGCAATCCCATAGCCAACCAGGAACAGGCCAGAAATCGCAGCCACCGGCGGCGAACGTTTCCTAAACCAGTTCAGCAGCAGGAACAGCACCAACCCTTCGAGGAATGCCTGATAAAGCTGTGAGGGGTGACGAGCAATATTATCCACCTGCGGAAATACCATACCCCACGGCACATCCGTGGCTCTACCCCACAATTCACCATTGATGAAATTGCCGATACGCCCGGCGCCCAAGCCAATCGGCACCAGCGGCGCAACAAAATCACTGACCTGAAAGAAATTCAGGTTCCAACGCCGCGCCAGCAGGAACATCGCCAGAATCACCCCCAGCAAGCCGCCGTGGAAACTCATGCCGCCATCCCACACCTGAAACAACGATATGGGGTCAGACAGGAAGCCTTTCAGATTGTAAAACAGCATGTAACCAATACGCCCACCCGCGACTACGCCGATAGCACCCCAGAACATCATGTCATCCACCCGGTCGGGATTCATGACACTTCTGGGTTCTTTGGAACGCATTTTCCCGATAATCAGGAAGCCGAGAAAACCGATGACATACATCAGCCCGTACCAGTGAATTTTCAACGGGCCAAGCGATAAGGCAATCGGGTCAAATTGAGGATGAACCAGCATGAATCAGGTACTCTCTTGCTAGAAAAACAGTTTATTGAGTTCAGAACCGGGGTCTTGTGCCCGCATGAAGGCTTCCCCAACCAGAAAAGCGTGGACGCCGTGGTCTCGCATTAGTTTGACATCGGCTTGCGTATGAATGCTGCTTTCAGTCACCAGTAACACCTCTTCTGGCACATCAGGTAAGAGGTCGATAGTGGTTTGCAGCGAAGTCTCGAAGGTGCGCAGGTTGCGGTTATTGATGCCGATCAGTGGGGCATTGAGACGCAAGGCACGCTCAAGTTCATCCTTGTCATGCACTTCTATCAGTGCATCCATGCCCAGTTCCCTTGCTAGCGCGTACAGATCCTTCATCTGTGCGTCAGCCAATGCCGCCACGATCAGCAGGATGCAGTCTGCACCGATAGCACGCGCCTCGAACACTTGATACGGATCAACGATGAAATCTTTACGAATAACGGGCAACTGGCAAGCTGCCCGCGCCGTTTGCAAGTAGCTTTCATGCCCCTGAAAGTACGGTGCATCGGTCAGCACCGACAAACAAGCCGCACCACCCTGTTCATAACTGGCCGCAATCGCAGGTGGATCAAAATCAGCGCGGATCAGCCCCTTGCTGGGGGATGCCTTTTTGATTTCAGCAATCACCGCAGAATCACCCGCCGCAATCCGCTGGCGCATGGATTGGATGAAACCGCGTACCGGCGAGGCACTCGCGGCCTCTTCCGCCAACTGTGCCAAGGGGCGGACAGCGGAACGCGCCGCGATTTCTTCCTGCTTGGTGCGCAAGATTTTTTGCAAAATATCAGGTGTACTCATCAGATGTTAACACCATTGGTTAGGTCAATCAGTTGTTGCAGACGCGCAGCGGCTACCCCAGAATCAATCGCTTGCTGGGCTTTAACAACCCCGCCAGCATGGCTGTCTGCCAAGCCTGCCACGTAAATGGCCGCCCCCGCATTCAGGCACACAATGTCGCGTGCCGTGCCGGGTTCGCCCGCCAAGACCCGTTGGATCAAATTCAGGCTTTCAGCAGCAGTTTCCACCCGGATACTGTCGAGGCTGGACTGGCGCACACCGACATCTTCGGGCTGAATGGTGTATTCCGTAATCACCCCGTCTTTCAGCTCAGCGACGAAGGTTAGTCCGGCGGTGCTGATTTCATCCAAACCATCGGCTGCATGAACCACCATGACGTGCTGGCTACCTAGGGTTTTCAGTACGTCAGCCATCGGACGCACCCAATGCTGGTCAAATACGCCCAACACTTGATTCGGGGCATTCGCTGGGTTCGCCATTGGGCCTAACAGATTGAAAATAGTGCGGACACCCAGTTCCCGACGTGGCCCACTGGCGTGCCCCATCGCGCTGTGATGCTTTTGGGCAAACAGGAAACCTACCCCCAGCGTATTGATACAATGGGCAACCTGTTCCGGGGTAATGTTCAGATTCACGCCCGCCGCTTCCAGCACATCGGCACTGCCGGATTTGCTGGAGACCGAACGATTACCATGCTTGGCTACCCTTGCGCCTGCCGCTGCCGTTACAAAGGCACTGGCGGTGGAAATATTGAACGTACCGGAGGAATCCCCCCCCGTCCCACAGGTATCGACCAAATGCTCGGGGCTGACCTCTACGCGGGTAGACAATTCCCGCATGACGCTTGCCGCTGCGCTGATTTCGGTGACGGTTTCACCGCGCATCCGCAAGCCAATCAGAAACCCGCCAATTTGCGCGGGAGTTGCCTGACCTGTCATGATGGTACGCATCGCAGCCGTCATTTCCTCGGTGGAAAATGAGCCGTTTTCGGTGATTTTGCGAATAAATTTTTGCAATTCCATGTAATCCGCTTGAGTCTTGCTAAGATAAGATGATGAATGGACGAATGCTAACATGGATTTGGTCTGTTGTGTTCACTACTAAAAGAGGTGTCTTATGGAAAAGAACGTTGGCAGTATGGATAGGAATATCCGTTTCGGTGCAGGGGCTGTCCTGCTGATTTGGGGTCTGGTTTTCAAGGGTGGCATCCTGCTGACCTTGATCGGGATTGTGCTACTCGCTACTGGCTACTTGAACTTCTGCCCGGCCTATAAGCTGATTGGCATGAATACCGACAAAAAATAAGCCGATTTCTACTGGCTTGGCTGGCGTCATTTGCCGCGAGCCAAGCAGTATGCGATATTGCCCGCCATTCATTTGGAAGGATACCGCATGATCATCAAACCCAGTGAGCACCCCGGCTCACACGAGCGTCATTTACTGCGCAAAGCCAGCAACCCGCTATTTCCCTTCGCCCCCACGCTGGACGATGACAACCTCATCGACGCACAACGGCTGGATCACGAAGCCTTGCAAACCTTCAACCGCGACTTCCACGAATTGCTGGAAGAAACCACTTCGCTCGCTGGCAATGTTGAGAGTGACGTTATCCTGCAACTCAAAGACCGTATGGATCGCGCTTACGAAAGTGCCTCCAGCCTCGGCCATGATGTCAGCAAGACGAAGGATGCCATCCGCAAACTGCTAAGTTTCATCATGGCGAGTGTACGACGTGGTGCGGGTACAGACATGCAGGCGCATCAGGAACTGGATCAGGAAGAAAGTGCCCGCGAAGCACATTTTGCCCTGTTGGATGCGCCATTGGTGGCAGATTTGTTGAATCCAAACTCACCTATTCACCCCGATGAACTGGTTCCCACCCTGTTGTCTGCGGACAAGGACGAGCTGCAAGTAGCCCTGCAAATGTTTGACGAAGTGCAATTGCTGGCGATTTTGAATCAGGGCGCAGCCTTGCTGGAACAGTTGCAAGGTGAAGGCATCAATGTCAGCATTCCGCAGGAAAAGCTGGGGTTTAT from Thiothrix litoralis encodes the following:
- a CDS encoding YidB family protein; translation: MDMMQIAVQLFKSQLDKDGDGQLEMTEIASAMMGLMGGGQNQAQAGGLGGLASMISGMQGGGDSGLASLAASWLGNGANAQPSGNQVTQMFGQDKIAAFAQQLGISPDQAVSGLQAAVPEVVDKASPSGSLDLNSLLDSVGGVSGAIGLASKLFGR
- a CDS encoding cryptochrome/photolyase family protein, yielding MTTAIVWLRQDLRLADNPALYHACRTCDHIIPLFIDDPLPTSVSQLGAASRAWLHHSLQDLDTRLQAIGNRLTLQQGAALPILQKLIATTGATHVYWNRVYDPQSLARDKHLKEALKPSCAVHSFNASLLNEPWEVLKADSTPYKVFTPFWKAMLKHGIQHLPLPLPERIPALPLQPESLPLETLGLLPHIRWDTGMMAHWQVGEEAAMQKLHDFLPTHGGAYKEARNFPAQPGTARLSPHLHFGEISPRQAVYHTERHLAEQPGAENGLRHFMQEIGWREFAYYLLYHFPHTVERALDARFDHFPWADDYTDVLERWQRGQTGFPIIDAGMRELWQTGWMHNRVRMIVASLLTKNLLVPWQVGEQWFRDTLVDADLASNVLGWQWVAGCGADAAPYFRIFNPTLQGQTFDPDGEYIRRWIPELQTRDYPSPIMDLKASRERALAKFSQIKQ
- a CDS encoding RNA-guided endonuclease InsQ/TnpB family protein; protein product: MAKHLTAWRNGTETPWLKDAPVHPLQHALKDLDKAYQNFFAKRADFPRFKRKGSGDSFRYPDPKQIKLDPGSSRIFLPKLGWIRYLNSRDVTVSSKGSQWFVSIQTQREVEKIASQATTAIGIDLGIARFATFSDGTYLEPRNSFKTKAAKLAKYQRRMAHKQKFSNNWKKAQVKVQKIHPQIANARRDFLHKATTTLSQNHAFVFIEDLQVRNMSKSAAGTAENPGKNVVQKSGLNKAILDQGWGEFRRQLDYKMVWKGGMLFTVPPHYTSQECPECHHVAADNRQTQARFVCVQCHYENHADHVGAINVLERGYRLLACGDAALSRSVKQEPAEVSQLSS
- a CDS encoding MerR family transcriptional regulator produces the protein MNFNTDPDGNDNTALFPIGTVSEQTGVNTVTLRAWERRYGLLKPRRTPKGHRLYSQQDVERVKQVLVLLDQGIPVSRVRDVIDSNNHLTLLHPAKTAQTDDPWRHYCTLFQRWIHKLDARSLEQVFNEAVSLYSLELVAKKLLLPLHQQLWQQQGVLPSTHADYAFLHEFLCAKLGSRYLQHNGRATGKHILLANTCGHEAQLETLLLANVLSQHGYQVSLLGTKTQLDHLPLIIGRVIFDALLLPQHGSITSALHALVNMTNIRVFLSGTQEEQTPETQEHALIQRLPTDLSEVCRFMDQTLLIPGKAP
- a CDS encoding helix-turn-helix domain-containing protein, with the protein product MQRHQAFKYELMPNGETQRQLRRFAGSCRFVYNKALALQQANHEAGENSSVTSQWPSI
- a CDS encoding C40 family peptidase, with the protein product MHNKKTGHMMMGKIKASMLMGTAAVFLGGCAPVAYYPQTAQYPYWNHTVPGAYQGEPRPYFARYNTQGMSPPAYSQPYQPLSQQTEPADAPARRALLAHAHQALGVRYTYGGETPREGFDCSGLTQYVYKNAQGITLPRTALEQSKASRTISFEEMRPGDLIFFRTSGSTINHVGIYIGRGDFINAASGGGKVTLDSLSKSYWQQRLVKFGTFLT
- the lysM gene encoding peptidoglycan-binding protein LysM, translated to MGLFDFARNIGKKIFGKEEEAPTALTQHINEDNPGVDGLQVEVKDGVATLTGQAQSAEALEKAVLMAGNAMGIQEVKADGMTIADGSQVGGDDEFYVIVKGDTLWKIAENAYGNGAKYTKIVEVNREVIKDADKIFPGQKIRIPKNI